One Chromatiaceae bacterium genomic region harbors:
- a CDS encoding DEAD/DEAH box helicase produces the protein MEPLTECEGFDQLGLAPAVLATVQSLGYETPTPIQCQCIPHLLQGRDLLGQAQTGTGKTAAFALPLISRVELDAGPKPQVLVLTPTRELALQVAEAFQTYARNLRGFHVLPLYGGSSFGLQARALERGVHVIVGTPGRVMDHLRRGTLDLAGLRTLVLDEADEMLDMGFAEDIDWIFEQTPAARQVALFSATMPTAIRRVAHAHLHDAVEVRLLAATETVDTIDQYHCLVTRFHKLDVLTRVLEVETFDAMLIFVRTKIQTLEVAEKLSAHGFSAEPLNGDMTQSERERTVERLKRGRLDILVATDVAARGLDLERLSLVVNYDIPTDPGAYVHRIGRTGRAGRAGRALLFVEPRERHLLKAIERTIRRTIPELATPTSEDLSAHRIERFTSMVTQTLAEADLDFFYRVVARMAREGEIEAMDIAAALTYLAQRERPLRLESELEPAPKPKFKRREDKPERFERGEGAAERGGRSERAPRWEPTERPERAPSQPVRPERAERPDRPDRQAPPPPRDVGEQPPLDRPERPARPQRAERLEQGERPPRPDRPERPPRPESHPERPAAGFGDRPDPRREFGAGEERGAGRRERDNAGLVSYRIEVGHRDGVAPREIVGAIANEAGLEGRFIGRIAIEEDHSLVDLPEGMPREIFQHLRGVFVRGKRLNISLAGAGAPRDPVKRPFRPREVGPEGHDPGADRRPGPPKGLKPRRP, from the coding sequence ATGGAACCCCTAACCGAGTGCGAGGGTTTCGATCAACTCGGGCTGGCCCCGGCCGTCCTGGCTACCGTCCAGTCGCTCGGCTACGAGACGCCGACCCCCATCCAGTGCCAGTGCATCCCGCATCTGCTTCAGGGGCGCGACCTCCTGGGCCAGGCCCAGACGGGCACGGGCAAGACGGCGGCCTTCGCCCTGCCACTCATCAGTCGGGTCGAACTGGACGCCGGGCCCAAGCCGCAGGTGCTGGTGCTGACGCCGACCCGGGAGCTGGCCCTGCAGGTGGCGGAGGCCTTCCAGACCTACGCCCGTAACCTGCGCGGCTTTCATGTCCTGCCGCTTTATGGCGGCTCGAGTTTTGGCCTCCAGGCGCGCGCCCTGGAGCGCGGCGTGCATGTCATCGTCGGCACTCCGGGGCGGGTCATGGACCATCTGCGGCGGGGCACCCTGGACCTGGCGGGTCTGCGCACCCTGGTCCTGGACGAGGCCGACGAGATGCTGGACATGGGCTTCGCGGAGGACATCGACTGGATCTTCGAACAGACGCCCGCAGCGCGGCAGGTGGCCCTCTTCTCCGCCACCATGCCCACCGCCATCCGCCGGGTCGCCCATGCCCATCTGCATGATGCGGTGGAGGTGCGGTTGCTGGCGGCCACCGAGACGGTGGACACCATCGATCAGTATCACTGCCTGGTGACCCGCTTCCATAAACTGGACGTGCTGACGCGGGTGCTGGAGGTAGAGACCTTCGACGCCATGCTGATCTTCGTGCGTACCAAGATCCAGACCCTGGAGGTGGCGGAAAAACTATCCGCCCACGGCTTCTCCGCCGAGCCCCTCAATGGCGATATGACCCAGTCGGAGCGGGAGCGCACGGTGGAGCGCCTCAAACGCGGCCGCCTGGATATCCTGGTGGCCACCGACGTGGCGGCGCGTGGCCTGGACCTGGAGCGCCTGAGCCTGGTGGTCAACTACGATATCCCCACCGACCCCGGCGCCTATGTCCATCGTATCGGCCGCACCGGGCGCGCCGGGCGCGCGGGCCGGGCCCTGCTCTTCGTCGAGCCCCGGGAGCGCCACTTGCTGAAGGCGATCGAGCGCACCATCCGCCGGACCATCCCCGAGTTGGCCACGCCGACCTCGGAGGATCTCAGCGCTCACCGTATCGAACGCTTCACCTCCATGGTGACTCAGACCCTGGCGGAGGCCGATCTGGACTTTTTCTACCGCGTCGTGGCCCGCATGGCCCGCGAGGGGGAGATAGAGGCCATGGATATCGCCGCCGCCCTGACCTACCTGGCCCAGCGCGAGCGGCCGCTAAGATTAGAGTCCGAACTGGAGCCGGCGCCCAAACCCAAGTTCAAGCGGCGCGAGGACAAACCGGAACGGTTCGAGCGCGGGGAGGGGGCTGCCGAGCGAGGTGGCCGTTCCGAACGCGCGCCGCGCTGGGAACCCACCGAGCGTCCGGAGCGGGCGCCCAGTCAGCCCGTAAGACCCGAGCGCGCGGAACGGCCCGATCGCCCTGACCGCCAGGCCCCGCCACCGCCGCGGGATGTCGGGGAGCAGCCGCCTCTGGATCGGCCGGAGCGGCCCGCGCGTCCGCAGCGGGCTGAACGCCTCGAGCAGGGCGAGCGGCCGCCGCGACCGGACCGTCCCGAGCGTCCCCCTCGCCCCGAGTCGCACCCGGAGCGCCCGGCGGCGGGCTTCGGTGACAGGCCGGATCCGCGGCGGGAATTCGGAGCGGGCGAGGAGCGGGGAGCGGGTCGGCGCGAGCGTGACAACGCCGGCCTGGTGAGTTACCGCATCGAGGTAGGTCATCGCGACGGGGTAGCCCCGCGCGAAATCGTCGGCGCCATCGCCAACGAGGCGGGCCTGGAGGGTCGCTTCATCGGCCGCATCGCCATTGAGGAGGACCATAGCCTGGTCGATCTGCCTGAGGGCATGCCCCGGGAGATCTTCCAGCATCTGCGTGGTGTCTTCGTGCGCGGCAAGCGGCTGAATATCAGCCTGGCCGGGGCCGGGGCGCCCCGGGACCCGGTCAAGCGGCCCTTCAGGCCTCGCGAGGTGGGTCCCGAGGGCCATGACCCGGGCGCGGATCGCCGCCCGGGTCCACCCAAGGGCCTCAAGCCCCGCCGGCCCTAG
- a CDS encoding dicarboxylate/amino acid:cation symporter, whose protein sequence is MPLRYLYSIPGGLLLGIALALVFPAGGAYVAWLGQIFISVLKLLILPLILVSIYASLASGDNLRRIGGRTLLYYLATSAVAAIIGILLGLVFAREVPAGLLNLAPAAPATASFSLDRLIDNFVPSNLFASLAAGNVLHIVFVAVMAAAASRRLAKHQRATLVGGAQALDALLMQTLNGVLALAPLGIFGLVYASLATMDWAGAFQLRAFVWAVVLAAVLHGALVMPTLYRVRTGCSPWSLVAACREPLLTALSTASSNATYPVSKRALEAFGVSERVTSLTLPLGATLNMHGSALYQSILLIFMSQLAGVDLSPWQTVFIVLLTMASSAGTAGIPGGGIAMMAFMLDLLGLPPTYLALYLVVDRFFDYPITAINVWGDLVVAAIVDKELKDG, encoded by the coding sequence ATGCCCCTGCGCTATCTCTATTCCATCCCCGGCGGGCTCCTTTTGGGCATCGCCCTGGCCCTCGTCTTTCCGGCCGGGGGTGCCTATGTCGCCTGGCTTGGGCAGATCTTCATCTCCGTCCTCAAGCTCCTGATCCTGCCCCTGATCCTGGTCTCCATCTACGCCTCCCTGGCCAGCGGGGATAATCTCCGGCGCATTGGCGGCCGTACCTTGCTTTACTACCTCGCCACCTCCGCCGTGGCTGCCATTATCGGGATCCTGCTCGGTCTCGTCTTTGCCCGTGAGGTCCCCGCTGGCCTGCTGAACCTGGCGCCGGCCGCCCCGGCCACGGCCAGCTTCAGCCTGGATCGGCTGATCGATAACTTCGTCCCCAGCAACCTCTTCGCCTCCCTGGCCGCGGGCAACGTCCTGCACATCGTCTTTGTCGCCGTGATGGCCGCCGCCGCCTCCCGCCGCCTCGCCAAGCACCAGAGGGCCACCCTGGTTGGTGGTGCCCAGGCCCTGGACGCCCTGCTGATGCAGACCCTGAACGGGGTTCTGGCCCTGGCGCCCCTCGGCATTTTCGGGCTGGTTTACGCCAGCCTCGCCACCATGGACTGGGCCGGGGCCTTCCAGCTCCGGGCCTTCGTCTGGGCCGTGGTCCTGGCCGCCGTCCTGCACGGCGCCCTGGTCATGCCGACCCTTTACCGCGTCCGCACCGGTTGCTCCCCCTGGTCGCTGGTGGCGGCCTGCCGGGAGCCCCTGCTCACCGCCCTGTCCACCGCCTCCAGCAACGCCACCTACCCGGTCTCCAAGCGTGCCCTGGAGGCCTTCGGGGTCAGCGAGCGGGTCACCAGCCTGACCCTGCCCCTGGGGGCCACGCTGAACATGCACGGTTCCGCCCTCTACCAATCCATCCTGCTAATTTTTATGTCGCAATTGGCGGGCGTCGATTTGAGTCCCTGGCAGACGGTCTTCATCGTCCTGCTGACCATGGCCTCCTCCGCCGGTACCGCCGGTATCCCTGGGGGCGGCATCGCCATGATGGCCTTCATGCTCGATCTGCTCGGCCTGCCCCCGACCTATCTGGCCCTGTACCTGGTGGTGGACCGCTTCTTCGACTATCCCATTACCGCCATCAACGTCTGGGGCGATCTGGTGGTGGCGGCCATCGTGGATAAGGAACTCAAGGATGGCTAA
- a CDS encoding DUF2272 domain-containing protein, whose amino-acid sequence MPGPVPASLAATARLPLCLLLCLALLGCATTPPPDEGPKTWAGRPIGPPPAPNPGLKQALISRANQEWDFFGRQTVVFKGGEESIPHVGAWEDDDGPYSGRVNAYWRAAGKPRLDGRDCQEPWSAAFLSWVMAGVAVPESQFPSATAHWVYVARLIDLSDYPGRFFVPRRVADYSPNPGDLVCATRGLTHLATFDGYTSPEALKGTNLHCDLVVGKQGQDLEVIGGNVRNSVSKSTLELDGQGRLRATPRRHWFLILQNRL is encoded by the coding sequence ATGCCGGGACCTGTTCCCGCGTCCCTGGCGGCAACAGCCAGGCTCCCCCTCTGCCTCCTGCTCTGTCTTGCCCTCCTGGGCTGTGCGACGACCCCACCTCCGGATGAAGGTCCTAAAACCTGGGCGGGACGGCCCATAGGGCCCCCGCCGGCGCCAAACCCAGGCCTTAAGCAGGCCCTTATCTCCCGCGCGAACCAGGAGTGGGACTTCTTCGGGCGCCAAACCGTGGTCTTCAAGGGTGGCGAGGAGAGCATCCCTCATGTCGGAGCCTGGGAGGACGACGATGGTCCCTACAGCGGCCGGGTCAACGCCTACTGGCGCGCGGCGGGAAAACCCAGGTTGGACGGCCGGGATTGCCAGGAGCCCTGGTCCGCCGCCTTCCTGAGCTGGGTCATGGCGGGGGTGGCTGTCCCGGAGAGTCAGTTTCCCTCGGCGACGGCCCACTGGGTCTATGTCGCGCGTCTCATCGATCTGTCCGACTACCCGGGGCGCTTCTTCGTCCCCCGGCGGGTCGCGGACTACAGCCCAAACCCCGGGGACCTCGTCTGCGCCACCCGCGGCCTGACTCACCTGGCCACCTTTGATGGCTACACCAGTCCCGAGGCCCTCAAGGGTACCAACCTCCATTGCGATCTGGTGGTCGGGAAGCAGGGCCAGGACCTGGAGGTCATCGGCGGCAACGTCCGCAACTCCGTGTCCAAGAGCACCCTGGAACTCGACGGCCAGGGCCGCCTGCGGGCCACGCCCCGCCGTCACTGGTTCCTCATCCTGCAAAACCGTTTGTAA
- a CDS encoding sulfur globule protein CV3 → MLINRRLLLAAAIAGSSVVASFSANAFFGPFNSMRNWGGGGPWGWDEPWYGGGYPYGGYPYYGGWNNPYYGGWGNPYYGGWGNPYGGGWGYPGYGYPGWGAVPPAAPAAKAAN, encoded by the coding sequence ATGTTGATCAACAGACGTTTGCTGCTTGCCGCCGCCATCGCCGGATCCTCGGTCGTGGCTTCCTTCTCCGCCAATGCCTTCTTCGGTCCCTTTAACTCCATGCGTAACTGGGGTGGCGGTGGGCCTTGGGGCTGGGACGAGCCCTGGTATGGGGGTGGTTATCCCTATGGCGGTTATCCCTATTATGGTGGCTGGAATAATCCCTATTACGGTGGTTGGGGCAACCCCTACTATGGCGGCTGGGGCAATCCCTATGGCGGTGGCTGGGGCTATCCTGGCTACGGCTATCCCGGCTGGGGAGCCGTTCCCCCCGCCGCTCCGGCCGCCAAGGCCGCCAACTAG